The Musa acuminata AAA Group cultivar baxijiao chromosome BXJ3-6, Cavendish_Baxijiao_AAA, whole genome shotgun sequence region GATACGATTTAGTTAACATCGACATGGATTGTGCTCTCATAGATTCGACTTCGTACTTCCAACAAATCTACGCCGTCCTTTGGTCCATTATTTGAAGTTTAGTTGTGCCACTCGACCTGCAAGTTGAAAACATAGAAGAAATTATCAACATTATTGGAAATAGTAAAGATGAATATTTTGTATGCTTTGTTTCCTCCAAAGACCAAATAAAATGAATGAAACAGAACACTTAGATTCATCACTCACTTTTATGAATGACATTATTTCACCAGTTAAACTGCAGATAAATCCCCATCCACAAACCGACAATACTGATCGATATGATGATAATTAACATGTCTGAATGACACCAGTACAAGAAACCTGTCTGAATCTGTCCTCAGTATCCACTCTATATATTTCATTTCAAAGGTTAAACATCATTGACATAAACTGAGAGGTTATACAGCTCTTTTAACCAACTATTTCTACTGTCCTATTTTTGGAGATATAGTTCGCCAATTATTTCATCTTAAAGTGCATAGTACTAAGCCTGAATAAAGACCAACATTTACAGTGCATCTCATGTCTAAATCTACCAATTAACCAAAAAAACTGTCATTCCTTTGATCCCAACTACCATACTTCTTTAACTCCTCTATCCCTGAGGAGCAGGCGCGTTGCCTGATGGCATTCTTTGTCTGCGACACCTTCTTGTTGTCCTTCCCCATGCCATTATGTTTCTCCCATCATTTTCTAACTCGGAGTGAATAGGCTGCGTTCGAGGGGGACTGTCTGTAACCTCCACGGCGGTGATGGCCAAGTCTCTCGGCCGCCTCCTCCCCCTTGTTTGGAAACTGGCACTGTTTTGGCACGTGCTCCTAGCGGAGCTAATTTGCCATGACTTGCCTGATCTTGTCACCCCTCCAAGAGCCTGAAGATCCTCAGTCACTTCATGCCTTGACAGGGATGCAAGTGCTGGTAGGACATCTTTCTGGAAATCTCTCCTctgccttcttcttcttgcctGGCCCCTACGAGGCTTGGTGAGAAGAAATGCGGCCATGGACTTCTCATCCTCTGGCTTTTCTTGTCGACATGGTTTGCAACAATATTCATCTGCCTTGAGTTCTTCAAGCTTCAATGTCATTGACTCGAAGACATCCAATCCATCATCTTCTGAAGCATCACAGTTGCCTTCTCCACTTCCTTTTGACTCTGCATCGTGTGTAACCAACTCTGCCAACATGTACAAGGAATCACATGAGGACGGAGCAAAGGGGTGACATGCGACCTTATCTGAATCTTTATGTACATTCATTGACATGGAAACAATAGCATCTGCTGCCAGTATGACATGAGGATCTTGAGAGGATATCTTCTCTTGTGATATTTCAACTGTTGTCTTTGAGTAATTAATATCTACAAGCTTGGCCCCGGAAAATGTATTTTCTTCTTCCAGTTCATCAGCTGGTGCTTCCAAATCAATTTTGCATGTTGGTTTGCCAGCAACTCTTGGCCAAGGAAATGATGGTGGAATCTGTGTCTCACCTTCAGCTGACATTCTAAACGACTGAGGATCAATGATAGGCGTTAGATCAGAGTTCAGATTGATGTCGTTTCTTAAACCTGGATAGAAATTTCTGCCTGCCTTTCCTTTTCCGTAGTCCTTTGCATCATCAGCTAGAGAGTGTACATCGTATGAAATAGAATTTGAGTAGCTGAAATTCCTACAGGAGTTCTCAGGTAGGCAAAAAATTCTTTTACTATTCAAGCTGTCAGATGTTTGGCTCGTTTGAATTCTGCTTTCCTTGATGTCGAATGATGGCAAAGGTTGCTTTGCGGCAAAAATGGAAGGACCTTCGTCCTTGACTCCTTCTGTAAACTCAGTAAAAATTAGCTGAGAATAATCCCTACTGAATTGCAGATCTAATCGAGTGTCACATTCTTTTATGCCAGTAGAACCACTGGGAGATGGCTTTTCTCTATGCCAAATTATGCCCTTGGATGATTCATGATGCTTCCTGATTAAATTTTGCCGATCAGTGAGATCACTTTGGCTGCAACAAAGGATAGCCTGGTTCGATTGCACATCCTTAGCATACTTAACATCTACGAAGTGCAAACTCTTTAAGCACTTCCGGGGTTCATGGATTTCAGAGTTTGCATATTCTGAAGTATCACTGTTGTTACCAAGGCTTTGCATCCTTAGGTTACAGGGTAAAAGGTGGGTTCCAGTTAAAGAAGTAGAATTCATTTGGCTACCATGATGAAGGCCGTTCACATTGGATGAGAATTTATTATCAAGTCTCAACTGTGGTTGCAGATCCACATTGCATGGTACTTTCTCACAACCAACATTGTTGCTTTGTTTAACTGCATTATAACTCTTGCTCTGTCCATTCAACATTGAAGATGCACTAGAACCTGGAAGTGCTTGAACTGCAATGGGAATGTGGCTTTCTTGAGTTGTATCAAGTGTCAACTTTATTGATCCGCATGACAATGGAAACTTCTCATTAAATAGGCCAGAATTGTAGGAACTCACAGCAATTCTACTTTGTCCTGTGAAAAACCAGACAGTGAGTTATATATCAGATCCTGAGGAGAACTAGCACATAAACAAAGGTCGCAAAGAGCTAAAAATAGATATGCAACAGAAATTTGACTGATTAAAAAAATAGATGTATATGACTTGAATGCTTGGTAGAGTGGACTATAGTAAAGAGTTCAAAAAATAAATCTAGTATGTGCAAGAAATATCATCAACAAAGAAACATTCAGATAACATATTAAGCCAATCCATGAATATTGCTGCCGTCTAAGATGTAAGAACTTTCTGCCGTTAATGAATTGCATCTCTATAGACAAATAAAAGGTTCATGAGTTCAAGAATATCAGCCATTGATCTTACCACAATTGTTGTGTAACACTTGTTGTTCCTGTCCTTTATCAGCTCTGTCTACATTGAGGTAACTTGAGCTAACCACTTGATCACCATGTTTGTCCATGAAAGGATTTGTATGCGGAGAACTAGTTTTTGATCTCATTGTTGTCCAAGGCTTTTGAAGTTGTTTGGAGTCCACATTCAAACCATTGAATTTACAACTACCTGAACCTACGGTC contains the following coding sequences:
- the LOC103987245 gene encoding uncharacterized protein LOC103987245, coding for MGTKVQCKSYLPGYPISDLHEDANYSWSRFSEDKTFSRQMHNNFKLRGVSSWLDYDKEMLKRTMLEHEAIFQRQVFELHRLYRTQKELMHDFKKKNLNEFSGPMVISRSSMFASHQMHPEFSESVWHLPPPPLLSTCQSTANVTDVDDRRNFLNFLEESATQCNSISAKNGGFVKDDRPKEAKLSGFPRRILDLHLPADAYIENEDTKHTEGKIDVEPCAMAAETINMIHGIDADNEVKLSLGSVEVPGFGKGALKLNLHSRNGLPIHSFADLNEPTEDSCERGTVGSGSCKFNGLNVDSKQLQKPWTTMRSKTSSPHTNPFMDKHGDQVVSSSYLNVDRADKGQEQQVLHNNCGQSRIAVSSYNSGLFNEKFPLSCGSIKLTLDTTQESHIPIAVQALPGSSASSMLNGQSKSYNAVKQSNNVGCEKVPCNVDLQPQLRLDNKFSSNVNGLHHGSQMNSTSLTGTHLLPCNLRMQSLGNNSDTSEYANSEIHEPRKCLKSLHFVDVKYAKDVQSNQAILCCSQSDLTDRQNLIRKHHESSKGIIWHREKPSPSGSTGIKECDTRLDLQFSRDYSQLIFTEFTEGVKDEGPSIFAAKQPLPSFDIKESRIQTSQTSDSLNSKRIFCLPENSCRNFSYSNSISYDVHSLADDAKDYGKGKAGRNFYPGLRNDINLNSDLTPIIDPQSFRMSAEGETQIPPSFPWPRVAGKPTCKIDLEAPADELEEENTFSGAKLVDINYSKTTVEISQEKISSQDPHVILAADAIVSMSMNVHKDSDKVACHPFAPSSCDSLYMLAELVTHDAESKGSGEGNCDASEDDGLDVFESMTLKLEELKADEYCCKPCRQEKPEDEKSMAAFLLTKPRRGQARRRRQRRDFQKDVLPALASLSRHEVTEDLQALGGVTRSGKSWQISSARSTCQNSASFQTRGRRRPRDLAITAVEVTDSPPRTQPIHSELENDGRNIMAWGRTTRRCRRQRMPSGNAPAPQG